gtttgggcaacccgaagctaggtgacccaatattgcacaactatggcacttgatgtgagcatgtggattcttctcttgaatcttgttcttgctcaacTTCTTGGTATCTTGAATgtgagttggatgccttgctcttgccttgccaccccttcttgttttctttttcatcatcttcaaatcatcaacttgatcattatggttgatcttgacttgaagttggggtgccttctcttgctcaacttgtggctttggttgaggttcttattgcttcaccaattggttggttgggcacattgaggtgaggtgaccccaagtgcggcacttgaagcatttgatatgtttaagcttctcttcttccttgttcaccttcctattatatttattcttgccccatttcttgcctttggccttgctcttgttggaaccaatgccGCTCATATCACCGAAGcttctttaattttttattatgctttcaagggtgacttttgattttgtccatttctctatcttgttgctcaaatactttacttgactttggagctctttgttttcttctacaaggttagtcttatattgcatagtagaagaagaacaagcatttatatgtgaagtacatggcatagacaataaatcatcacatgaggtggataTATGTTTCTttcctacatcacaagggttagcaacattttgcaattgatcctttgatccatgtgatgagctctcactagttttaattactttactagaaagcttgttagtgagtaaagcatggcctagtaccaaattctcatgagcaacactaagctcctcatgagtcaattttagctccacatgtgaacaacttatgacataaagtagatgcttttgttgttcacatgtgtctttgagaaaagagttttctttttcaaatttgattgttttggctaacacttcctcaaataatttggtcaagctagcatatctactcaagagctcatcatatgaattaagattaatcacattgcaatttgatacctttgtgtcaccttgtgacatgaagcaatgtggagatggagatgagcttgatGTAGCAATATCATCCGTACATAAGCCAACTTGATCGTCAAGTAtgcttggagtagaatcataatttgcaacacttgaatcatcatcaatcatgtcaagtgaacttgttgtagattgattatcatcgtcatcacttgaccatgaggtggagcaatcttccacaaccaccatgtcatggatgtgctcatcatcctcatgcacttcctccttggtcttataatcatcatgatcatcggaggtcgccccatatttctcatttagataactccaaatctcatgggcggtttccttgtccatgatctcaccaacaatgcaattatgcaaagatctaaacaagatgttagtagcttgtatgtctagatctaggcatttctcttgtgttggagttagatttccttcatctaacacatgagaaaaacctacatccaccatccaccacatttgagggcaaataaatttaaaattgcatatcatccaatttttccaccgtgcaaagtgtgtgccatcaaaaatatgtggacactcaacatctagcccataagtcgccatcctctcgggtcggtaaggaccacaaatgagagacctcggctctgataccacttgtagggtcgagatggcggactagagggggggtgaatagtcctttctaaaactaattgtgccggctaaccgaaacttatgcggaattgaaactattcgcttagccaagacttcacccctctaactatgactataaggcacctccaaaaagatcctacacaaagcaaatggagtgccaagctagtaagagctctcctaacaattctaatgccaagtcatacaagcctaagcactagtacttcacaaaccgggggagctcctacacaattcgcttagccaagacttcacccctctaactatgactataaggcacctccaaaaagatcctacacaaagcaaatggagtgccaagctagtaagagctctcctaacaattctaatgccaagtcatacaagcctaagcactagtacttcacaaaccgggggagctcctacacaattctaatgagaaaaagcacaaagccaaatctaagctcactagatgctcaaggacaaggatacacaatccaaatccaagagctcaatttgcttagctacacaatctaagcaagagcaactaattaagctacacaagctaactagttacactagaatctctacttctagctacacaagcacaagatatagaagaatgtaaatacaaggcttgtgatttggagaatgcaaaccaccgagaagagtagacaagattgacacggtgaattttatcccgaggttcacttggttgccactaagctaatccccgttgagacaagctccaaggttgccaccgatcctcttgctagtggtgactctcaagtcacactctcccacgtggagtgctcacaccgagctctagcacatgatccggccagAACGTTTGTttctcttcacgtctcgctcaactagagttgctctacgcggctcccgcggggtgagcacaatacccctcacaatctcttctccggagcaccgcacaatcttcttgcgggcttctacggagcctcttgccaccaagccgtctaggaggtggcaacctccaagagtaacaagcacaccggcttgcaacacgatcacctagtgccactcgatgcaatctctcaaagcaatcgcactagaatcgctctcccactcgatcggatgattactatcaagttagagtgagtagagggctctcaagcactctcacacatggacaccaagtccccaaggtgctcagccacctccaatggccggccacaccctctatttatagagggaggccccaaactagctgTTACACTCAAAccccgtgaaaactgagttttcgcggactgtccgcctcacagagaccggaccgtccgcctcacagagaccggaccatccgccattcaaaaccaacggctagaactacaatgattatgtgtcagagtagaccgttagagccccgggcggactgtccacgcccctggggcggactgtccgcggttcaaaacttcgaaccaatcgatttgcaaacgtctctgactaaatctgaaagttaccggcggactgtccgctccccaggggcggactgtccgcagttcaaaaggtgagcacacacagaacccgcagtgtttctgtcccagaattttcagtaggatgcggaccgtccgcccccaaggaccggacgggccgcagttcattttggacacccaagacaaaactaccaagtttctgcgcccgtttcagcttttaaaggcggaccgtccgcccccatggaccggacggtccgcagttcattttggaccaccaacagagccaaaaacggttctgttcgagctcatccgagataacggcggaccgtccgccccccttgagcagaccgtccgcaggtatatttccagcagaaatgtacctcggtaaaacgaccataactcttagctccgatgcccaaattaggtgatcttggactctatggaaagctaattcagagggctacacaacccaactgaatacttgatccaaaacacaatggatcaaagcagtattccactccaagagaccacctaatttccggagaaaaccgaaaaacctttattgcttcccaaagttgatcaacatcaactccaactctttctcctttgtaaatgtgccaacaacaccacgtgaacaacaccatgtgcatgtgtgttagcatttcacaaacgttttcaaaggattttcacttgatctcaccacgccactcgatcctagcaacatcgcaatgttagatcgctcaagtgtcactagatgaccgatatgcaaacaagtttgcccctcttgatagtacggccatctatcttaaatccggtcatgcacttctctacacaacctttgaccggtgaaatgaaatgccctacaattcatacctttgccttgcacattccatttcatcttcccaaatgttgatgccacacaagcaccaaactccatcaagccttttgatcatcatcatgagtcaacacttggcttgatctttcttaaatgatatgatccactccatatcatcatatgacctctttggtccatcgatcttgaccttgctcgctcttcaccgttgcctcggtccatcggcgccaaatcttgcccaagcttcaccgccttgcggtccctcgcttcaaagccttgacttgcccttctccattgcaaccggtccatcaagccaagccttgtcttgatcttctccatttTGGACACATAattccatgtcatgtctcatatgcaatgagctcctcgatcacactatatgagcatagcatcaacccttagccatttctcttCCATGGCACATGTTACTCATACTAGtatctttgtgtggactaatcttctgtgtatctcaacataaacaattATTAGttcacctaagttgtcactcaattaacaaaaccaaacaagggcctttcatcGTGCTCGCGCCTGATTCGTCGAGAGGGTGTTTCCTTGGATTTATGATGTGTTTCTCTTAGCTTGAGGTGTGCTTCCTCCTCAATTCTAAGTATAAgcaacctgcatacaaatattcatCAACACTTTATAGAatttgttagtaataactcTTACCACTAAAGTTGACACTCGTCTTTTATACATTCATGTGAGAGCTGATGGTCTGGATTTGGCACGTAAGAGCTGTCGGCGGTGGCCCAGATGTACGCCCTTGATCCATGGGTGGTTAAATGGCGTGCTCTAATTTGTCGGAATTTGTAGCTTGGAGCCTGGAGCGTGTTTTACCTGTATTTGTGCCCACATTCCAACATAGCAATATTTTCTAGCAGAAACATGGAATTGGCCTTTTTGGATAAAATATGCAGGCATGATATTTTAGTTCCTATGATTTTTAGGTCATTATCGAGCGTCGTCAATATGTATGTGGGTCTGTCAATCCTTAGCTTAAGACTTTTCGACTGTGTGATGCATTACTTTCAAGTTTGTCGGTCAGGATGTCTTAAACTTGTGTTTGTAATCATGCAGGTGAATTTTGGGCCCCGTGGCCCCAGTGCCAGGCGGCCGGCCTTGGGGACGCCAGCAGGGCTAGATTTCTTCCAAAATGGCCAAATTTTGTATCTTGAGCTCCTAAATTCAAGTAGTCACCAAAGCTTGTGGAACTCGGTAGAATAAACAATTTTAGCATGATGATGATCTTAAAAGTATGAAATTGGAGAAATTTTGGCGGTAAAAATCACATTATCGACCGCCAACGCATTGCGCTGGTCCAATTGTACTAGCATGCATGCAACTGCAGCAGCACAGCGCAACTTTTCATCGGCTAACAGCTTTTCATCTGCACTGCACAACTCAAGACTCAGAGCCAGAGCTTCTCAACATGGTCTCAAGTCTAAAAAATTTGAAGGATCGCTAGTCAATCCTAGTGATGCGCGTACACATGGATTTTGTAAGATCTCCAGGTACTGATTTAAATGTTTAATTTACAGGAATGACGTCCTGTTGTTTTGATAATCCTAATAATGTAACATATGTTCATGTCCTTGTCGTTACATAGGCACATTCATTCCGATCACAACCAACCCAATACCAAAAGATTAATAAGCATCACGGTCTGACTTTAGCTTGTCGTTACATAGGCACACTCTAATATAATGGCATCTCCTCGTGGAATCCACCATCTGAAAAATTGAAATCATTAAATCAGCAATACATACAGAGTGCTCGAGCACAGAAATTAGCTTAATTGAAGTTCTCACAAACTGAAGCAAAGCCATGGACGACGCTGATTctacgacgacgatgacgacgaggacgacggcaGCTGCACTAGCCATCTCCGCCGCGCTTCTTGTCTCGCTCCCGGTGCTCTACCGCCTCCTCTTCGACAAGACgagcaggaagaagaagaaggccatcccccccccccccccccccggctccTTCGGCCTACCCGTCGTCGGGCACACGCTCACCCTGCTGGGCGCCCTCCGCGCCAACACCGCCGAGGACTGGCTccgccggcacgccgccgcTTACGGGCCGGTGTCGCGGCTGTCCCTCTTCCGGTACCCGACGGCGTTCCTCGTCGGCCCCTCCGCCAACAAGTTCGTCTTCACCAGCCCCGCGCTGACCACCATGAACAGCGAGGCCTTCAGCCGCATGGTCggccggcggacggtccgcaacgTTTCCGGCGACGAGCACGCCCGCGTCAGGGCAATGATGATGCAGTTCCTGAAGCTGGATGCCGTCAAGCGGCACGTCGCCGGCATGGACGCCGAGGTCCGGCGCCACCTCGACGAGCACTggcgcggccgggccgccgTGGCCGTGATGCCGTCGATGAAGGCGCTGACGTTCGACGTCATGAGCACCGTCCTCTTCGGGATGGGGAGGGACTCCGCCGTCCGGCGGGAGCTGTCGGCGGAGTTCCAGCAGCTGGTGCAGGGCATCTGGGCGGTCCCGTTGGACCTGCCCTTCACCAGGTTCAGCCAGTGCCTCGCCGCcagccggcgcgggcggcgcgccgtCGCGGGGGTCATCGAGGAGAGGAGGACGAAGCTGGAGCGCGGGGAGAGCTCGCCGGCCGACGACATCATCACCCACATGCTCTCCAGGGGCCTCCCCGACGAGGAGATCACGGACAACGTCATGTTCCTCATGGTCGCCGCGCacgacaccaccgccgccctcaTCACCTGCCTCCTCCGGCACCTGGACGCCAACAAGGACGCCTACGCCAAAGTTCTCGAGGGTAATTTAATCTCCACTTTTCATTTAGGAATTTCAATTCAGTTTTGGCCAAGCAAGCACTCGTGCTGATGGATTCATTCCAATTCCAACCATGGATATCTGATGGATCGAGGAGCAGAGCAACAAGAAATCGCGCGGAGCAAGAAGCCAGGGGAGGCCCTGTCGTGGGACGACCTCGGCAGGATGCGCTAcacctgggcggcggcgatggagacgCTGCGGATGGTCCCGCCGCCGTTCAGCATGCTGAGGAGGGCGCTCGACGACGTCGAGTTCGGCGGCTACCTCATCCCCAAAGGGTGGCAGGTCATGTACGTCACCAACATGACGCACTGGGACCCGGCCATCTTCCCCGACCCCGGCCGGTTCGACCCGGCGCGGTTCGAGGACCCGTCGGCGATACCGCCCTACGGCTTCGTGccgttcggcggcggcgcgcgcatcTGCCCCGGGAACGAGTTCGCGAGGGTGGAGACGCTGGTGGCCGTGCACCACATCGTGACGCGGTTCAGGTGGAAGCTCGTCGCCGGCTGCGACGGCAGCTTCTCCAGGTCCCCTATGCCGTACCCGTCTCAGGGCCTGCTCATCGACATCGAGCCTATCCATTGATGCCAAGAGAAGACCTCTTCTTCTCCCACAAGGAATTCCATTCAGTGCAAGGAAGTCGCACGGATTGAGCACCTGAAACATGAGAAATGCTGTACCTTTCTCATGTCATGGAACAGTTGTGTTGCATACATTCAGATACAGAGAAACACATCACCATTTGCAGTTGCAGTATAAAAACAGGATGAAGGACATTGTCTATAATAAAATGTCTGCAAGTTGATGGCAGTGTTAATAGTCTATACTATTGCAAGTGGGATGGGGGGCCATTTCAAGAACCCACGCTGACCAACACTTGAGACAAAAACGTGAGGAAGCGTGGGAGGAAGGTTAGGCCTGGGTGGGCTCCTGCTTCAGCTCCCTCAACAGGTTCTGCGGCAGCTGTACTTTTTTCATTTtatcattttttacaaaaaaatacaTTTAGACCTCTAAAGAAACTATTTGCGTTCCTAGAACCAGGAGTGCCGCCAGAAATAGCGCCGAGGTTATGCatgcaaaattaaattaaatcatATGAAAGTTAAACATCATTATAGAGAATCATTAGAGTACATCATTAGTATGCACATTGAATACATATTTTCCCCTTATATCTACGAACACTACTAGAGGTAGTACAGTGCTCTTGATGGCATGTACAACGTATAGACAGCAAGCTGTCTGTATGATGATGTCACAGCTTATAAAGACGTCTAAAAAGACAGTACATAGAACCCATGATCTATTTAGTTGTCTGTATACTATTTAATGCATGTATGTGCACATAAATCATGGTGATCAAATGTATCTTATATCTTTGTATGCTATGATATTGCTTCCTTGAGATAATTATTATCTCCTTAAAAAATACatataaataaatttataaGCTTATATAGACTAATACTCTTCCGTGGGGATGTAGaagataaaaaattaaaaacaaaaaacaaaaataagccACCAACCTTATCCCTTCCGTGGGGATGTGCTCAAATCGCTCTCACTCTCTCTGCTCTCAGTGCTCActagctctctctctctgctctctgCTCGCGTTGCCAGCGCACGCATGAGCATCGCGGTtggccggcgagcgcgaccGTAGCGTCGGTGGGCGCAGAGGAGCATCGGAGGTAGGGGCTCACCGGAGCGGGATCTTGGCGGCGTCAACGGCGCGCATGGTgctgcggcggagcggcggggaggcggctcCGGCGTGCTGCGGGCCGGGGAGATGCAACAAGAGTCTCGGCAAAGGCGCGGAGGAGCTACCTGTGCAAGGAATCGGTCCGAGGGGCTCGGTGTCCGGCggatttggccgcgggcgccggcggtctTGAAGCAGGGAGGCGTCAGCGTGG
The genomic region above belongs to Panicum virgatum strain AP13 chromosome 8N, P.virgatum_v5, whole genome shotgun sequence and contains:
- the LOC120686072 gene encoding cytochrome P450 716B1-like, giving the protein MDDADSTTTMTTRTTAAALAISAALLVSLPVLYRLLFDKTSRKKKKAIPPPPPPGSFGLPVVGHTLTLLGALRANTAEDWLRRHAAAYGPVSRLSLFRYPTAFLVGPSANKFVFTSPALTTMNSEAFSRMVGRRTVRNVSGDEHARVRAMMMQFLKLDAVKRHVAGMDAEVRRHLDEHWRGRAAVAVMPSMKALTFDVMSTVLFGMGRDSAVRRELSAEFQQLVQGIWAVPLDLPFTRFSQCLAASRRGRRAVAGVIEERRTKLERGESSPADDIITHMLSRGLPDEEITDNVMFLMVAAHDTTAALITCLLRHLDANKDAYAKVLEEQQEIARSKKPGEALSWDDLGRMRYTWAAAMETLRMVPPPFSMLRRALDDVEFGGYLIPKGWQVMYVTNMTHWDPAIFPDPGRFDPARFEDPSAIPPYGFVPFGGGARICPGNEFARVETLVAVHHIVTRFRWKLVAGCDGSFSRSPMPYPSQGLLIDIEPIH